One Nocardioides oleivorans DNA segment encodes these proteins:
- a CDS encoding alpha/beta fold hydrolase, whose product MPTFRTTDDVALAYTDEGSGPTVVLVHGFTAPATAWILTVDALLAAGHRVVTFDRRGHGESETPAHGQRMARHGRDLGELLEHLDLTEVTLVGASMGGNTIWAYVDQFGPARLSGVVVADQTPKMLNDDSWPHGFYGYDASNAATHFDHGVPQLDGGRTVDRSGPAVARLAERLGGFPAFRDSTAPETLPLLRDHALQDWRDVVRRFPLPLLMLAGRESQVWSCEHAEAAVAGTAHGRALVIEDAGHAISIDQPDRFNEVLLDFLGEVADR is encoded by the coding sequence ATGCCGACCTTCCGCACGACCGACGACGTGGCGCTGGCCTACACCGACGAGGGCAGCGGGCCCACCGTCGTGCTCGTCCACGGGTTCACCGCACCCGCGACCGCGTGGATCCTCACCGTCGACGCGCTCCTCGCCGCCGGCCACCGGGTCGTGACGTTCGACCGCCGGGGCCACGGCGAGTCCGAGACGCCCGCGCACGGCCAGCGGATGGCCCGCCACGGTCGCGACCTCGGCGAGCTCCTCGAGCACCTCGACCTGACCGAGGTGACGCTGGTGGGGGCGTCGATGGGTGGCAACACCATCTGGGCCTACGTCGACCAGTTCGGGCCCGCTCGCCTGTCCGGCGTGGTGGTCGCCGACCAGACGCCGAAGATGCTCAACGACGACTCGTGGCCGCACGGCTTCTACGGCTACGACGCCAGCAACGCCGCCACCCACTTCGACCACGGGGTCCCCCAGCTCGACGGTGGCCGCACCGTGGACAGGTCGGGCCCGGCCGTGGCGCGGCTGGCCGAGCGCCTCGGCGGTTTCCCCGCCTTCCGCGACAGCACCGCACCCGAGACGCTGCCGCTGCTGCGCGACCACGCGCTCCAGGACTGGCGCGACGTCGTACGACGCTTCCCCCTGCCGCTGCTCATGCTCGCCGGTCGCGAGAGCCAGGTCTGGTCGTGCGAGCACGCGGAGGCCGCCGTGGCCGGGACGGCCCACGGCCGCGCCCTCGTCATCGAGGACGCCGGGCACGCGATCAGCATCGACCAGCCCGACCGCTTCAACGAGGTGCTGCTGGACTTCCTCGGCGAGGTCGCTGACCGGTGA
- a CDS encoding alpha/beta fold hydrolase, giving the protein MRLATQQHGIGPKRVALVHGLGADGALWHAVTERLVAAGGVTVTTVDLRGHGASGRADDYSVQAFADDLVETLPSGLDVVVGHSLGGTVLERAVARLAPAHAVYLDPGFRLGLPTSGLAGRVFWAASPVSVVGAALLQKLRSRGRPPMSPADAALHEAATARFDKSMAVGVFREVAHHPAPVAAPAVPSTIVLSDDSPAVLPDDVADRLAALGWDVRRLPGVGHDFWLQDAERTWVSIADLVVARG; this is encoded by the coding sequence GTGAGGCTCGCGACCCAGCAGCACGGCATCGGTCCCAAGCGGGTCGCGCTCGTCCACGGCCTCGGCGCCGACGGCGCGCTCTGGCACGCGGTGACCGAGCGCCTCGTCGCCGCCGGCGGCGTCACCGTCACCACCGTCGACCTGCGGGGCCACGGCGCGAGCGGGCGTGCGGACGACTACTCCGTCCAGGCGTTCGCCGACGACCTCGTCGAGACCCTGCCGTCCGGGCTCGACGTCGTGGTCGGGCACTCCCTCGGCGGCACCGTCCTCGAGCGAGCCGTCGCCCGGCTGGCCCCGGCTCACGCGGTCTACCTCGACCCGGGCTTCCGGCTCGGCCTGCCGACCTCGGGGCTCGCGGGGCGGGTCTTCTGGGCGGCATCCCCGGTGAGCGTCGTCGGCGCAGCCCTCCTCCAGAAGCTGCGCAGCCGTGGCCGGCCGCCGATGTCGCCCGCGGACGCCGCGCTCCACGAGGCGGCGACCGCGAGGTTCGACAAGTCGATGGCGGTCGGCGTGTTCCGCGAGGTCGCGCACCACCCCGCGCCGGTGGCGGCGCCGGCCGTGCCGTCGACGATCGTGCTGTCCGACGACTCCCCGGCCGTCCTCCCCGACGACGTGGCCGACCGCCTGGCCGCCCTGGGCTGGGACGTACGCCGTCTGCCCGGGGTCGGCCACGACTTCTGGCTCCAGGACGCCGAGCGCACCTGGGTGAGCATCGCCGACCTGGTGGTCGCGCGGGGCTGA
- a CDS encoding helix-turn-helix domain-containing protein, which produces MGTTGEETAYDVADLRRRADELAVLNDLARRLAALHDTRDVLDEVARQARRLLVVDVAYIMLLRTDVLRIEVVDGAMGSAMRGIELRSGQGLGGQVLSTGRPLWSEAYLVDDRFPRTPGTESAAQSEQLGGILGVPLVVGEEILGVLLAADRRPRAFVDHDVELLAGLAAHAALALRTADLFDRERTAAAELRTAIATLREVSESRQRASDLRDVLDDVVIRGGGLPAVVAALERSAGILVEVRDHEGRTLAGERSPEGGPVVPVNLPSGHAGDLVASPTTTPGEESDRLLRIGATTVAVLLASERSVTEAELRTRGEFVHALLSSEADEASLLRRARAIGIELGSVATVAVVDPEPVGTTAATAFAARLAAEVRGWSAAHAGQVVVLLPAGVEDVRDVVARLSGADGTTPTTGLAAGTGGPSGVRTAHEEARQTAALLLALDRPGVCATSEDLGLYRSLFSRAGRGEIAAFVRTTVGPLLDHDRERQRDLTVTLETYLEQARHHARTCEVLHIHANTLYQRLDRVTALLGPGWKDPGRALELQVALRLHRLMDTPST; this is translated from the coding sequence GTGGGCACGACGGGCGAGGAGACGGCGTACGACGTCGCCGACCTGCGCCGCCGCGCCGACGAGCTCGCCGTCCTGAACGACCTCGCCCGGCGGCTCGCGGCCCTGCACGACACCCGTGACGTGCTCGACGAGGTGGCTCGCCAGGCCCGGAGGCTGCTCGTCGTCGACGTCGCCTACATCATGCTGCTGCGCACCGACGTCCTCCGGATCGAGGTCGTCGACGGCGCCATGGGCTCGGCGATGCGCGGCATCGAGCTGAGGTCGGGGCAAGGACTCGGCGGCCAGGTCCTCTCCACGGGTCGACCCCTGTGGAGCGAGGCCTACCTCGTCGACGACCGCTTCCCCCGCACCCCCGGGACCGAGTCCGCGGCGCAGAGCGAGCAGCTCGGCGGCATCCTCGGCGTCCCGCTGGTCGTGGGCGAGGAGATCCTCGGCGTGCTCCTCGCGGCCGACCGGCGACCGCGCGCGTTCGTCGACCACGACGTCGAGCTGCTCGCCGGGCTGGCCGCGCACGCCGCCCTGGCCCTGCGCACGGCCGACCTGTTCGACCGCGAGCGGACGGCCGCGGCCGAGCTGCGGACGGCCATCGCCACCCTGCGCGAGGTCAGCGAGAGCCGCCAGCGGGCCAGCGACCTGCGCGACGTGCTCGACGACGTGGTGATCCGGGGAGGCGGCCTGCCTGCGGTCGTCGCCGCACTCGAACGATCGGCGGGCATCCTCGTCGAGGTCCGTGACCACGAGGGTCGGACCCTCGCCGGCGAGCGCTCGCCCGAGGGCGGCCCGGTCGTGCCGGTCAACCTGCCGAGCGGCCACGCCGGCGACCTCGTCGCCTCCCCGACGACCACCCCGGGCGAGGAGTCCGACCGGCTGCTGCGCATCGGCGCCACGACGGTCGCCGTGCTGCTGGCCTCGGAGCGCTCGGTCACCGAGGCCGAGCTCCGCACGCGCGGCGAGTTCGTGCACGCGCTGCTCTCCTCCGAGGCCGACGAGGCCAGCCTGCTCCGACGCGCCCGGGCGATCGGCATCGAGCTCGGCTCGGTGGCGACGGTGGCGGTCGTCGACCCCGAGCCGGTGGGCACGACCGCGGCGACCGCGTTCGCGGCCCGGCTGGCGGCCGAGGTGCGCGGCTGGTCGGCCGCCCACGCCGGCCAGGTCGTCGTCCTGCTGCCGGCAGGCGTCGAGGACGTGCGCGACGTGGTGGCCCGCCTGTCCGGGGCCGACGGCACGACGCCGACCACCGGCCTGGCCGCCGGCACCGGCGGACCGAGCGGCGTCCGGACGGCCCACGAGGAGGCCCGGCAGACCGCAGCGCTGCTCCTCGCGCTCGACCGCCCGGGAGTGTGCGCGACCAGCGAGGACCTCGGTCTCTACCGCTCGCTGTTCAGCCGCGCCGGTCGCGGCGAGATCGCCGCCTTCGTCCGGACCACGGTCGGCCCGCTGCTCGACCACGACCGCGAGCGCCAGCGCGACCTGACGGTGACCCTCGAGACCTACCTCGAGCAGGCACGCCACCACGCGCGGACCTGCGAGGTGCTGCACATCCACGCGAACACGCTCTACCAGCGCCTCGACCGGGTCACCGCGCTCCTCGGACCCGGCTGGAAGGACCCGGGCCGGGCGCTCGAGCTGCAGGTCGCCCTGCGGCTGCACCGGCTCATGGACACCCCCTCCACCTGA